The following proteins are co-located in the Telopea speciosissima isolate NSW1024214 ecotype Mountain lineage chromosome 9, Tspe_v1, whole genome shotgun sequence genome:
- the LOC122640295 gene encoding probable WRKY transcription factor 20 isoform X4 has product MAENVKFELEDSRIRSYEEGSATCELRFEDSDGDNGFISSSTNFFDGEDSKGSDFPVKLDYRTFAAAGSNAAKYKLMSPARLPISRSPCLTIPPGLSPTTLLDSPVLLSNMKVEPSPTTGTFSKPRIMQPAVGTATFSSTADTANERTSNDFEFKPHVRSISGSGLSSLGTLASAAESFVQVQGQCQPQLCVKPLSTENENVTASSHELKLSNHSSDSRIQALQSDHKDTNLSIMATKLSDDGYNWRKYGQKHVKGSEFPRSYYKCTHPNCQVKKQFERSHDGQITEIIYKGSHDHPKPQPSRRLAVGTILSIHEERLDRFSSLTSTDDKSSNAPGQTSHQIEPNGTHELSPVTASDDDVEGAAAQSNRIDDEVDDDDDPESKRSRKKDIGCLDVTPMGKPTREPRVVVQTLSEVDILDDGYRWRKYGQKVVKGNPNPRSYYKCTNAGCPVRKHVERASHDPKAIITTYEGKHNHDVPAAKNSSHDAAGIALHNSALNSTLRTRPEESDTISLDLGVGFSSSPESKSIEKQQTPDIQPVESHNIPGPGCSSIIQPTPVSAYYGAFRSGMEQYAPREDWVEGFSFETTPLNHSSNPYQQNIGRLVLGP; this is encoded by the exons ATGGCTGAGAATGTCAAATTTGAACTTGAAGATTCACGAATAAGGTCTTATGAAGAAGGATCTGCTACTTGTGAGCTTCGATTTGAGGATTCTGATGGAGATAACGGATTCATTTCGAGCTCTACTAACTTCTTCGATGGCGAAGATTCGAAAGGCAGTGATTTTCCCGTGAAATTGGATTACAGGACTTTTGCAGCTGCCGGATCGAACGCTGCTAAGTATAAATTGATGTCACCTGCCAGACTTCCCATCTCACGATCGCCGTGTTTGACGATCCCTCCTGGCTTGAGCCCGACTACTTTACTCGATTCCCCTGTTCTTCTTTCCAACATGAAG GTAGAGCCTTCCCCAACTACTGGTACCTTTTCCAAGCCTCGAATCATGCAGCCTGCTGTTGGTACTGCCACATTCTCTTCTACAGCAGACACTGCCAATGAAAGAACTTCTAACGACTTTGAGTTTAAACCCCATGTTAGATCAATCTCGGGTTCTGGCTTATCCTCGTTGGGAACTTTG GCTTCTGCAGCTGAGTCATTTGTGCAAGTCCAAGGTCAATGCCAGCCTCAATTGTGTGTGAAGCCactttcaaccgaaaatgaaaatgtgACAGCCTCATCGCATGAACTGAAACTATCT AATCATTCATCAGATAGCAGGATCCAAGCATTGCAGTCAGATCATAAAGACACCAATCTTTCAATCATGGCTACGAAATTGTCAGATGATGGATATAACTGGCGAAAATATGGGCAGAAACATGTGAAAGGAAGTGAATTTCCGCGAAGCTATTACAAATGTACGCATCCTAACTGTCAAGTGAAAAAGCAATTTGAACGATCTCATGATGGACAGATTACAGAGATTATATATAAGGGTAGCCATGATCATCCTAAACCTCAACCTAGCCGCCGGTTGGCAGTTGGTACAATTTTGTCCATCCATGAAGAAAGACTGGATAGGTTTTCTTCCCTAACAAGCACAGACG ACAAATCATCCAATGCACCTGGCCAGACATCTCATCAGATTGAGCCAAATGGTACACATGAGCTTTCTCCTGTCACCGCAAGTGACGATGATGTAGAGGGTGCAGCTGCACAATCAAACAGGATTGATGAtgaggttgatgatgatgatgatcctgAATCAAAGAGGAG CAGGAAAAAGGACATTGGTTGTTTGGATGTTACTCCAATGGGTAAACCAACTCGAGAACCACGTGTTGTTGTACAAACACTAAGTGAGGTTGATATACTGGATGACGGGTACCGCTGGCGCAAGTATGGGCAGAAAGTGGTGAAAGGAAATCCAAATCCAAG GAGTTACTACAAGTGCACGAATGCTGGATGCCCAGTTAGGAAACACGTGGAGAGGGCATCACATGATCCAAAAGCGATCATAACCACATATGAGGGGAAACATAACCATGATGTACCTGCTGCTAAAA ATAGTAGTCATGACGCTGCTGGAATTGCTCTTCACAACTCGGCTTTAAATAGCACGTTGAGGACTAGGCCAGAAGAAAGTGATACCATTAGCCTTGATCTTGGAGTAGGCTTTAGCTCAAGTCCTGAAAGTAAATCAATTGAGAAGCAGCAGACACCTGATATTCAGCCTGTTGAAAGTCACAACATTCCTGGTCCCGGTTGTAGTAGTATAATTCAACCAACACCTGTTTCAGCATATTATGGTGCTTTTAGGAGTGGCATGGAACAATATGCACCCAGGGAAGACTGGGTTGAAGGCTTTAGCTTTGAGACTACACCTTTAAATCATTCCTCAAACCCATACCAACAGAACATCGGAAGATTAGTATTGGGTCCGTAA
- the LOC122640295 gene encoding probable WRKY transcription factor 20 isoform X3: protein MAENVKFELEDSRIRSYEEGSATCELRFEDSDGDNGFISSSTNFFDGEDSKGSDFPVKLDYRTFAAAGSNAAKYKLMSPARLPISRSPCLTIPPGLSPTTLLDSPVLLSNMKVEPSPTTGTFSKPRIMQPAVGTATFSSTADTANERTSNDFEFKPHVRSISGSGLSSLGTLASAAESFVQVQGQCQPQLCVKPLSTENENVTASSHELKLSVNAPHPPIPLVNSRETASLQIASGEFPQNHSSDSRIQALQSDHKDTNLSIMATKLSDDGYNWRKYGQKHVKGSEFPRSYYKCTHPNCQVKKQFERSHDGQITEIIYKGSHDHPKPQPSRRLAVGTILSIHEERLDRFSSLTSTDDKSSNAPGQTSHQIEPNGTHELSPVTASDDDVEGAAAQSNRIDDEVDDDDDPESKRRKKDIGCLDVTPMGKPTREPRVVVQTLSEVDILDDGYRWRKYGQKVVKGNPNPRSYYKCTNAGCPVRKHVERASHDPKAIITTYEGKHNHDVPAAKNSSHDAAGIALHNSALNSTLRTRPEESDTISLDLGVGFSSSPESKSIEKQQTPDIQPVESHNIPGPGCSSIIQPTPVSAYYGAFRSGMEQYAPREDWVEGFSFETTPLNHSSNPYQQNIGRLVLGP, encoded by the exons ATGGCTGAGAATGTCAAATTTGAACTTGAAGATTCACGAATAAGGTCTTATGAAGAAGGATCTGCTACTTGTGAGCTTCGATTTGAGGATTCTGATGGAGATAACGGATTCATTTCGAGCTCTACTAACTTCTTCGATGGCGAAGATTCGAAAGGCAGTGATTTTCCCGTGAAATTGGATTACAGGACTTTTGCAGCTGCCGGATCGAACGCTGCTAAGTATAAATTGATGTCACCTGCCAGACTTCCCATCTCACGATCGCCGTGTTTGACGATCCCTCCTGGCTTGAGCCCGACTACTTTACTCGATTCCCCTGTTCTTCTTTCCAACATGAAG GTAGAGCCTTCCCCAACTACTGGTACCTTTTCCAAGCCTCGAATCATGCAGCCTGCTGTTGGTACTGCCACATTCTCTTCTACAGCAGACACTGCCAATGAAAGAACTTCTAACGACTTTGAGTTTAAACCCCATGTTAGATCAATCTCGGGTTCTGGCTTATCCTCGTTGGGAACTTTG GCTTCTGCAGCTGAGTCATTTGTGCAAGTCCAAGGTCAATGCCAGCCTCAATTGTGTGTGAAGCCactttcaaccgaaaatgaaaatgtgACAGCCTCATCGCATGAACTGAAACTATCTGTAAATGCTCCACATCCACCGATTCCCTTGGTTAATTCCAGGGAGACTGCATCTTTGCAAATTGCTTCTGGTGAATTTCCACAGAATCATTCATCAGATAGCAGGATCCAAGCATTGCAGTCAGATCATAAAGACACCAATCTTTCAATCATGGCTACGAAATTGTCAGATGATGGATATAACTGGCGAAAATATGGGCAGAAACATGTGAAAGGAAGTGAATTTCCGCGAAGCTATTACAAATGTACGCATCCTAACTGTCAAGTGAAAAAGCAATTTGAACGATCTCATGATGGACAGATTACAGAGATTATATATAAGGGTAGCCATGATCATCCTAAACCTCAACCTAGCCGCCGGTTGGCAGTTGGTACAATTTTGTCCATCCATGAAGAAAGACTGGATAGGTTTTCTTCCCTAACAAGCACAGACG ACAAATCATCCAATGCACCTGGCCAGACATCTCATCAGATTGAGCCAAATGGTACACATGAGCTTTCTCCTGTCACCGCAAGTGACGATGATGTAGAGGGTGCAGCTGCACAATCAAACAGGATTGATGAtgaggttgatgatgatgatgatcctgAATCAAAGAGGAG GAAAAAGGACATTGGTTGTTTGGATGTTACTCCAATGGGTAAACCAACTCGAGAACCACGTGTTGTTGTACAAACACTAAGTGAGGTTGATATACTGGATGACGGGTACCGCTGGCGCAAGTATGGGCAGAAAGTGGTGAAAGGAAATCCAAATCCAAG GAGTTACTACAAGTGCACGAATGCTGGATGCCCAGTTAGGAAACATGTGGAGAGGGCATCACATGATCCAAAAGCGATCATAACTACATATGAAGGGAAACATAACCATGATGTGCCTGCTGCTAAAAATAGTAGTCATGACGCTGCTGGAATTGCTCTTCACAACTCGGCTTTAAATAGCACGTTGAGGACTAGGCCAGAAGAAAGTGATACCATTAGCCTTGATCTTGGAGTAGGCTTTAGCTCAAGTCCTGAAAGTAAATCAATTGAGAAGCAGCAGACACCTGATATTCAGCCTGTTGAAAGTCACAACATTCCTGGTCCCGGTTGTAGTAGTATAATTCAACCAACACCTGTTTCAGCATATTATGGTGCTTTTAGGAGTGGCATGGAACAATATGCACCCAGGGAAGACTGGGTTGAAGGCTTTAGCTTTGAGACTACACCTTTAAATCATTCCTCAAACCCATACCAACAGAACATCGGAAGATTAGTATTGGGTCCGTAA
- the LOC122640295 gene encoding probable WRKY transcription factor 20 isoform X1: protein MAENVKFELEDSRIRSYEEGSATCELRFEDSDGDNGFISSSTNFFDGEDSKGSDFPVKLDYRTFAAAGSNAAKYKLMSPARLPISRSPCLTIPPGLSPTTLLDSPVLLSNMKVEPSPTTGTFSKPRIMQPAVGTATFSSTADTANERTSNDFEFKPHVRSISGSGLSSLGTLASAAESFVQVQGQCQPQLCVKPLSTENENVTASSHELKLSVNAPHPPIPLVNSRETASLQIASGEFPQNHSSDSRIQALQSDHKDTNLSIMATKLSDDGYNWRKYGQKHVKGSEFPRSYYKCTHPNCQVKKQFERSHDGQITEIIYKGSHDHPKPQPSRRLAVGTILSIHEERLDRFSSLTSTDDKSSNAPGQTSHQIEPNGTHELSPVTASDDDVEGAAAQSNRIDDEVDDDDDPESKRSRKKDIGCLDVTPMGKPTREPRVVVQTLSEVDILDDGYRWRKYGQKVVKGNPNPRSYYKCTNAGCPVRKHVERASHDPKAIITTYEGKHNHDVPAAKNSSHDAAGIALHNSALNSTLRTRPEESDTISLDLGVGFSSSPESKSIEKQQTPDIQPVESHNIPGPGCSSIIQPTPVSAYYGAFRSGMEQYAPREDWVEGFSFETTPLNHSSNPYQQNIGRLVLGP, encoded by the exons ATGGCTGAGAATGTCAAATTTGAACTTGAAGATTCACGAATAAGGTCTTATGAAGAAGGATCTGCTACTTGTGAGCTTCGATTTGAGGATTCTGATGGAGATAACGGATTCATTTCGAGCTCTACTAACTTCTTCGATGGCGAAGATTCGAAAGGCAGTGATTTTCCCGTGAAATTGGATTACAGGACTTTTGCAGCTGCCGGATCGAACGCTGCTAAGTATAAATTGATGTCACCTGCCAGACTTCCCATCTCACGATCGCCGTGTTTGACGATCCCTCCTGGCTTGAGCCCGACTACTTTACTCGATTCCCCTGTTCTTCTTTCCAACATGAAG GTAGAGCCTTCCCCAACTACTGGTACCTTTTCCAAGCCTCGAATCATGCAGCCTGCTGTTGGTACTGCCACATTCTCTTCTACAGCAGACACTGCCAATGAAAGAACTTCTAACGACTTTGAGTTTAAACCCCATGTTAGATCAATCTCGGGTTCTGGCTTATCCTCGTTGGGAACTTTG GCTTCTGCAGCTGAGTCATTTGTGCAAGTCCAAGGTCAATGCCAGCCTCAATTGTGTGTGAAGCCactttcaaccgaaaatgaaaatgtgACAGCCTCATCGCATGAACTGAAACTATCTGTAAATGCTCCACATCCACCGATTCCCTTGGTTAATTCCAGGGAGACTGCATCTTTGCAAATTGCTTCTGGTGAATTTCCACAGAATCATTCATCAGATAGCAGGATCCAAGCATTGCAGTCAGATCATAAAGACACCAATCTTTCAATCATGGCTACGAAATTGTCAGATGATGGATATAACTGGCGAAAATATGGGCAGAAACATGTGAAAGGAAGTGAATTTCCGCGAAGCTATTACAAATGTACGCATCCTAACTGTCAAGTGAAAAAGCAATTTGAACGATCTCATGATGGACAGATTACAGAGATTATATATAAGGGTAGCCATGATCATCCTAAACCTCAACCTAGCCGCCGGTTGGCAGTTGGTACAATTTTGTCCATCCATGAAGAAAGACTGGATAGGTTTTCTTCCCTAACAAGCACAGACG ACAAATCATCCAATGCACCTGGCCAGACATCTCATCAGATTGAGCCAAATGGTACACATGAGCTTTCTCCTGTCACCGCAAGTGACGATGATGTAGAGGGTGCAGCTGCACAATCAAACAGGATTGATGAtgaggttgatgatgatgatgatcctgAATCAAAGAGGAG CAGGAAAAAGGACATTGGTTGTTTGGATGTTACTCCAATGGGTAAACCAACTCGAGAACCACGTGTTGTTGTACAAACACTAAGTGAGGTTGATATACTGGATGACGGGTACCGCTGGCGCAAGTATGGGCAGAAAGTGGTGAAAGGAAATCCAAATCCAAG GAGTTACTACAAGTGCACGAATGCTGGATGCCCAGTTAGGAAACACGTGGAGAGGGCATCACATGATCCAAAAGCGATCATAACCACATATGAGGGGAAACATAACCATGATGTACCTGCTGCTAAAA ATAGTAGTCATGACGCTGCTGGAATTGCTCTTCACAACTCGGCTTTAAATAGCACGTTGAGGACTAGGCCAGAAGAAAGTGATACCATTAGCCTTGATCTTGGAGTAGGCTTTAGCTCAAGTCCTGAAAGTAAATCAATTGAGAAGCAGCAGACACCTGATATTCAGCCTGTTGAAAGTCACAACATTCCTGGTCCCGGTTGTAGTAGTATAATTCAACCAACACCTGTTTCAGCATATTATGGTGCTTTTAGGAGTGGCATGGAACAATATGCACCCAGGGAAGACTGGGTTGAAGGCTTTAGCTTTGAGACTACACCTTTAAATCATTCCTCAAACCCATACCAACAGAACATCGGAAGATTAGTATTGGGTCCGTAA
- the LOC122640295 gene encoding probable WRKY transcription factor 20 isoform X5 produces the protein MEKEVSKEVEPSPTTGTFSKPRIMQPAVGTATFSSTADTANERTSNDFEFKPHVRSISGSGLSSLGTLASAAESFVQVQGQCQPQLCVKPLSTENENVTASSHELKLSVNAPHPPIPLVNSRETASLQIASGEFPQNHSSDSRIQALQSDHKDTNLSIMATKLSDDGYNWRKYGQKHVKGSEFPRSYYKCTHPNCQVKKQFERSHDGQITEIIYKGSHDHPKPQPSRRLAVGTILSIHEERLDRFSSLTSTDDKSSNAPGQTSHQIEPNGTHELSPVTASDDDVEGAAAQSNRIDDEVDDDDDPESKRSRKKDIGCLDVTPMGKPTREPRVVVQTLSEVDILDDGYRWRKYGQKVVKGNPNPRSYYKCTNAGCPVRKHVERASHDPKAIITTYEGKHNHDVPAAKNSSHDAAGIALHNSALNSTLRTRPEESDTISLDLGVGFSSSPESKSIEKQQTPDIQPVESHNIPGPGCSSIIQPTPVSAYYGAFRSGMEQYAPREDWVEGFSFETTPLNHSSNPYQQNIGRLVLGP, from the exons ATGGAGAAGGAAGTGAGCAAAGAG GTAGAGCCTTCCCCAACTACTGGTACCTTTTCCAAGCCTCGAATCATGCAGCCTGCTGTTGGTACTGCCACATTCTCTTCTACAGCAGACACTGCCAATGAAAGAACTTCTAACGACTTTGAGTTTAAACCCCATGTTAGATCAATCTCGGGTTCTGGCTTATCCTCGTTGGGAACTTTG GCTTCTGCAGCTGAGTCATTTGTGCAAGTCCAAGGTCAATGCCAGCCTCAATTGTGTGTGAAGCCactttcaaccgaaaatgaaaatgtgACAGCCTCATCGCATGAACTGAAACTATCTGTAAATGCTCCACATCCACCGATTCCCTTGGTTAATTCCAGGGAGACTGCATCTTTGCAAATTGCTTCTGGTGAATTTCCACAGAATCATTCATCAGATAGCAGGATCCAAGCATTGCAGTCAGATCATAAAGACACCAATCTTTCAATCATGGCTACGAAATTGTCAGATGATGGATATAACTGGCGAAAATATGGGCAGAAACATGTGAAAGGAAGTGAATTTCCGCGAAGCTATTACAAATGTACGCATCCTAACTGTCAAGTGAAAAAGCAATTTGAACGATCTCATGATGGACAGATTACAGAGATTATATATAAGGGTAGCCATGATCATCCTAAACCTCAACCTAGCCGCCGGTTGGCAGTTGGTACAATTTTGTCCATCCATGAAGAAAGACTGGATAGGTTTTCTTCCCTAACAAGCACAGACG ACAAATCATCCAATGCACCTGGCCAGACATCTCATCAGATTGAGCCAAATGGTACACATGAGCTTTCTCCTGTCACCGCAAGTGACGATGATGTAGAGGGTGCAGCTGCACAATCAAACAGGATTGATGAtgaggttgatgatgatgatgatcctgAATCAAAGAGGAG CAGGAAAAAGGACATTGGTTGTTTGGATGTTACTCCAATGGGTAAACCAACTCGAGAACCACGTGTTGTTGTACAAACACTAAGTGAGGTTGATATACTGGATGACGGGTACCGCTGGCGCAAGTATGGGCAGAAAGTGGTGAAAGGAAATCCAAATCCAAG GAGTTACTACAAGTGCACGAATGCTGGATGCCCAGTTAGGAAACACGTGGAGAGGGCATCACATGATCCAAAAGCGATCATAACCACATATGAGGGGAAACATAACCATGATGTACCTGCTGCTAAAA ATAGTAGTCATGACGCTGCTGGAATTGCTCTTCACAACTCGGCTTTAAATAGCACGTTGAGGACTAGGCCAGAAGAAAGTGATACCATTAGCCTTGATCTTGGAGTAGGCTTTAGCTCAAGTCCTGAAAGTAAATCAATTGAGAAGCAGCAGACACCTGATATTCAGCCTGTTGAAAGTCACAACATTCCTGGTCCCGGTTGTAGTAGTATAATTCAACCAACACCTGTTTCAGCATATTATGGTGCTTTTAGGAGTGGCATGGAACAATATGCACCCAGGGAAGACTGGGTTGAAGGCTTTAGCTTTGAGACTACACCTTTAAATCATTCCTCAAACCCATACCAACAGAACATCGGAAGATTAGTATTGGGTCCGTAA
- the LOC122640295 gene encoding probable WRKY transcription factor 20 isoform X2, whose product MAENVKFELEDSRIRSYEEGSATCELRFEDSDGDNGFISSSTNFFDGEDSKGSDFPVKLDYRTFAAAGSNAAKYKLMSPARLPISRSPCLTIPPGLSPTTLLDSPVLLSNMKVEPSPTTGTFSKPRIMQPAVGTATFSSTADTANERTSNDFEFKPHVRSISGSGLSSLGTLASAAESFVQVQGQCQPQLCVKPLSTENENVTASSHELKLSVNAPHPPIPLVNSRETASLQIASGEFPQNHSSDSRIQALQSDHKDTNLSIMATKLSDDGYNWRKYGQKHVKGSEFPRSYYKCTHPNCQVKKQFERSHDGQITEIIYKGSHDHPKPQPSRRLAVGTILSIHEERLDRFSSLTSTDDKSSNAPGQTSHQIEPNGTHELSPVTASDDDVEGAAAQSNRIDDEVDDDDDPESKRSRKKDIGCLDVTPMGKPTREPRVVVQTLSEVDILDDGYRWRKYGQKVVKGNPNPRSYYKCTNAGCPVRKHVERASHDPKAIITTYEGKHNHDVPAAKNSSHDAAGIALHNSALNSTLRTRPEESDTISLDLGVGFSSSPESKSIEKQQTPDIQPVESHNIPGPGCSSIIQPTPVSAYYGAFRSGMEQYAPREDWVEGFSFETTPLNHSSNPYQQNIGRLVLGP is encoded by the exons ATGGCTGAGAATGTCAAATTTGAACTTGAAGATTCACGAATAAGGTCTTATGAAGAAGGATCTGCTACTTGTGAGCTTCGATTTGAGGATTCTGATGGAGATAACGGATTCATTTCGAGCTCTACTAACTTCTTCGATGGCGAAGATTCGAAAGGCAGTGATTTTCCCGTGAAATTGGATTACAGGACTTTTGCAGCTGCCGGATCGAACGCTGCTAAGTATAAATTGATGTCACCTGCCAGACTTCCCATCTCACGATCGCCGTGTTTGACGATCCCTCCTGGCTTGAGCCCGACTACTTTACTCGATTCCCCTGTTCTTCTTTCCAACATGAAG GTAGAGCCTTCCCCAACTACTGGTACCTTTTCCAAGCCTCGAATCATGCAGCCTGCTGTTGGTACTGCCACATTCTCTTCTACAGCAGACACTGCCAATGAAAGAACTTCTAACGACTTTGAGTTTAAACCCCATGTTAGATCAATCTCGGGTTCTGGCTTATCCTCGTTGGGAACTTTG GCTTCTGCAGCTGAGTCATTTGTGCAAGTCCAAGGTCAATGCCAGCCTCAATTGTGTGTGAAGCCactttcaaccgaaaatgaaaatgtgACAGCCTCATCGCATGAACTGAAACTATCTGTAAATGCTCCACATCCACCGATTCCCTTGGTTAATTCCAGGGAGACTGCATCTTTGCAAATTGCTTCTGGTGAATTTCCACAGAATCATTCATCAGATAGCAGGATCCAAGCATTGCAGTCAGATCATAAAGACACCAATCTTTCAATCATGGCTACGAAATTGTCAGATGATGGATATAACTGGCGAAAATATGGGCAGAAACATGTGAAAGGAAGTGAATTTCCGCGAAGCTATTACAAATGTACGCATCCTAACTGTCAAGTGAAAAAGCAATTTGAACGATCTCATGATGGACAGATTACAGAGATTATATATAAGGGTAGCCATGATCATCCTAAACCTCAACCTAGCCGCCGGTTGGCAGTTGGTACAATTTTGTCCATCCATGAAGAAAGACTGGATAGGTTTTCTTCCCTAACAAGCACAGACG ACAAATCATCCAATGCACCTGGCCAGACATCTCATCAGATTGAGCCAAATGGTACACATGAGCTTTCTCCTGTCACCGCAAGTGACGATGATGTAGAGGGTGCAGCTGCACAATCAAACAGGATTGATGAtgaggttgatgatgatgatgatcctgAATCAAAGAGGAG CAGGAAAAAGGACATTGGTTGTTTGGATGTTACTCCAATGGGTAAACCAACTCGAGAACCACGTGTTGTTGTACAAACACTAAGTGAGGTTGATATACTGGATGACGGGTACCGCTGGCGCAAGTATGGGCAGAAAGTGGTGAAAGGAAATCCAAATCCAAG GAGTTACTACAAGTGCACGAATGCTGGATGCCCAGTTAGGAAACATGTGGAGAGGGCATCACATGATCCAAAAGCGATCATAACTACATATGAAGGGAAACATAACCATGATGTGCCTGCTGCTAAAAATAGTAGTCATGACGCTGCTGGAATTGCTCTTCACAACTCGGCTTTAAATAGCACGTTGAGGACTAGGCCAGAAGAAAGTGATACCATTAGCCTTGATCTTGGAGTAGGCTTTAGCTCAAGTCCTGAAAGTAAATCAATTGAGAAGCAGCAGACACCTGATATTCAGCCTGTTGAAAGTCACAACATTCCTGGTCCCGGTTGTAGTAGTATAATTCAACCAACACCTGTTTCAGCATATTATGGTGCTTTTAGGAGTGGCATGGAACAATATGCACCCAGGGAAGACTGGGTTGAAGGCTTTAGCTTTGAGACTACACCTTTAAATCATTCCTCAAACCCATACCAACAGAACATCGGAAGATTAGTATTGGGTCCGTAA
- the LOC122640011 gene encoding scarecrow-like protein 21: MMNSQFRSANGSAGNNYQYYNGFPMAGLSQLEGYSSRQPPLQHGSSSRSDRFYYQPMQEVETCCLSPNFPSVDHLLCSDSGSQLNIIPGESSHEQNCILESSSVTGSYNFYNSPPTVSFSSNGSPVSQQESQSYPADSRHSPDNNYGSPISGSCITEDVNDLRHKLRELETVMLEPDSDIVDRDLKEVLIACAKAVSDNDLLIAEWLIAELRKMVSVSGEPIQRLGAYMLEGIVARLAHSGSSIYKSLKCREPASAELLSYMHLLYEVCPYFKFGYLSANGAIAEALKDENRIHIIDFQIAQGSQWITLIQALAARPCGPPHIRITGIDDSQSAHARGGGLEIVGQRLSRLAKSCDVPFHFHAAAMSGCEVELENLCVHPGEAIAVNFPYMLHHMPDESVGTENHRDRLLRLVKSLSPKVVTLVEQESNTNTTPFFLRFLETLSFYTAMFESIDVKLPRDHKERINVEQQCVARDVVNIIACEGAERVERHELHGKWRSRFTMAGFTPYPLNSSVNATIKSLMEDYCENYTLEERDGVLYLGWKNRVLVSSCAWK; the protein is encoded by the coding sequence ATGATGAATTCTCAATTTAGGTCTGCCAATGGTTCTGCCGGAAACAACTATCAATATTACAATGGCTTTCCAATGGCTGGGCTAAGTCAATTAGAAGGTTATTCTTCAAGGCAACCTCCTCTTCAACATGGAAGTTCAAGCAGGTCAGACAGGTTTTACTATCAACCTATGCAAGAGGTTGAGACCTGTTGCTTGTCTCCAAATTTCCCAAGTGTAGACCACCTCCTGTGCTCTGATAGTGGCAGCCAATTGAACATCATTCCTGGTGAGAGTTCTCATGAACAGAATTGCATCTTGGAGTCATCCTCGGTAACTGGCAGTTACAATTTTTACAACTCCCCACCTACTGTCAGTTTCTCGTCTAATGGGAGTCCTGTGTCACAGCAAGAATCTCAGTCATACCCAGCAGACTCTCGTCATTCCCCTGACAACAACTATGGGTCTCCAATAAGTGGGTCATGCATAACAGAAGATGTCAATGACTTGAGACACAAGCTGAGAGAACTGGAAACTGTAATGCTTGAGCCTGATTCAGATATTGTGGACAGGGACCTGAAAGAGGTACTCATTGCCTGTGCAAAAGCTGTATCAGATAATGATCTTTTGATTGCAGAATGGTTGATTGCTGAGTTAAGGAAGATGGTCTCGGTTTCTGGGGAGCCAATCCAGCGCCTGGGAGCTTACATGTTGGAAGGGATTGTTGCAAGGTTGGCCCACTCAGGAAGTTCCATTTACAAGTCCCTGAAGTGCAGAGAGCCTGCTAGTGCTGAACTACTCTCCTACATGCACCTCCTATATGAAGTCTGCCCGTACTTCAAGTTTGGATATTTGTCTGCCAATGGTGCTATTGCAGAAGCTTTGAAGGATGAAAACAGAATCCACATTATTGACTTCCAGATTGCACAAGGCAGCCAGTGGATCACCCTTATCCAGGCTCTTGCAGCTCGGCCTTGTGGTCCCCCGCACATCCGCATCACCGGTATAGATGATTCCCAATCAGCTCATGCTCGAGGAGGAGGACTTGAGATTGTTGGACAGAGATTGTCAAGGCTTGCCAAGTCGTGCGATGTTCCCTTTCATTTCCATGCAGCTGCCATGTCTGGATGTGAAGTTGAGCTTGAAAATCTGTGTGTTCATCCTGGGGAAGCTATAGCTGTGAATTTTCCATACATGTTGCACCACATGCCAGATGAAAGTGTGGGCACTGAGAACCACCGTGACCGGCTGCTGAGATTGGTTAAGAGCTTGTCACCCAAGGTGGTGACACTGGTGGAGCAAGAATCGAACACCAATACCACTCCTTTCTTCCTACGATTCCTTGAGACTCTGAGCTTTTATACAGCTATGTTTGAGTCAATTGATGTCAAACTCCCAAGGGACCACAAGGAACGTATAAATGTTGAGCAGCAATGTGTGGCACGTGATGTGGTGAACATCATAGCTTGTGAAGGCGCTGAAAGAGTAGAACGTCATGAGTTACATGGGAAGTGGAGGTCACGGTTCACAATGGCTGGGTTCACTCCATACCCGTTGAACTCATCTGTGAATGCTACTATCAAGTCTCTGATGGAAGACTATTGTGAGAATTATACacttgaggagagagatggcGTTCTCTATCTTGGCTGGAAGAACAGAGTTTTGGTTTCATCTTGTGCATGGAAGTGA